A window of the Kosakonia radicincitans DSM 16656 genome harbors these coding sequences:
- the trxB gene encoding thioredoxin-disulfide reductase — MGTAKHSKLLILGSGPAGYTAAVYAARANLQPVLITGMEKGGQLTTTTEVENWPGDPHDLTGPLLMERMHEHATKFDTEIIFDHIHSVDLQNRPFRLTGDSGEYTCDALIIATGASARYLGLASEEAFKGRGVSACATCDGFFYRNQKVAVIGGGNTAVEEALYLANIASEVHLIHRRDTFRAEKILIKRLMDKVESGNIVLHTHRTLEEVTGDQMGVTGLRLRDTQNADNVESLDVAGLFVAIGHSPNTSIFEGQLALENGYIKVQSGIHGNATQTSVPGVFAAGDVMDHIYRQAITSAGTGCMAALDAERYLDGLAESK, encoded by the coding sequence ATGGGTACGGCCAAACACAGTAAGCTGCTCATCCTTGGTTCAGGCCCTGCCGGTTATACCGCTGCGGTCTATGCTGCACGCGCAAACCTGCAGCCAGTGCTGATTACCGGGATGGAAAAAGGCGGCCAGCTCACCACCACCACTGAAGTGGAAAACTGGCCGGGCGACCCGCACGATCTGACCGGGCCGCTGCTGATGGAACGCATGCATGAGCATGCCACCAAATTTGATACTGAAATCATTTTTGATCACATCCACAGCGTTGATTTGCAAAACCGTCCTTTCCGCCTGACTGGCGATAGCGGCGAATATACTTGCGATGCGCTTATCATCGCGACTGGCGCGTCTGCGCGTTACCTGGGGCTGGCTTCGGAAGAAGCGTTTAAAGGTCGCGGCGTTTCCGCCTGCGCAACCTGCGACGGTTTCTTTTACCGCAATCAGAAAGTGGCGGTGATTGGCGGCGGCAATACTGCCGTTGAAGAAGCGCTATATCTGGCCAACATCGCCTCTGAAGTGCATCTGATCCATCGTCGCGATACTTTCCGTGCGGAAAAAATCCTCATTAAGCGTCTGATGGATAAAGTAGAGAGCGGTAATATTGTGCTGCATACTCATCGCACTCTGGAAGAAGTCACCGGCGATCAGATGGGCGTCACGGGTCTGCGTCTGCGTGATACGCAAAATGCAGACAACGTGGAGTCACTGGACGTTGCGGGGCTGTTTGTGGCTATCGGCCACAGCCCAAATACCAGCATCTTCGAAGGTCAACTGGCGCTGGAAAATGGCTACATCAAGGTGCAGTCCGGTATTCACGGTAACGCCACGCAAACCAGCGTTCCGGGCGTCTTTGCCGCTGGTGATGTTATGGATCATATCTACCGTCAGGCGATCACTTCTGCGGGCACGGGCTGTATGGCGGCTCTGGATGCGGAACGCTATCTCGATGGGCTGGCTGAAAGTAAATAA
- the lrp gene encoding leucine-responsive transcriptional regulator Lrp, which translates to MVDSKKRPGKDLDRIDRNILNELQKDGRISNVELSKRVGLSPTPCLERVRRLERQGFIQGYTALLNPHYLDASLLVFVEITLNRGAPDVFEQFNAAVQKLEEIQECHLVSGDFDYLLKTRVPDMSAYRKLLGETLLRLPGVNDTRTYVVMEEVKQSNRLVIKTR; encoded by the coding sequence ATGGTAGATAGCAAGAAGCGCCCAGGCAAAGATCTCGACCGCATTGATCGTAATATTCTGAACGAACTGCAAAAAGATGGGCGTATTTCCAACGTCGAGCTTTCTAAACGAGTGGGACTTTCCCCGACGCCGTGCCTTGAGCGTGTGCGCAGGCTGGAAAGACAAGGATTTATTCAGGGCTATACCGCGCTGCTAAATCCGCATTATCTGGATGCATCACTTCTGGTATTTGTTGAGATTACTCTGAATCGTGGCGCGCCCGATGTGTTTGAACAATTCAACGCCGCTGTGCAAAAACTTGAAGAAATTCAAGAGTGTCATCTGGTTTCAGGCGACTTCGACTACCTGTTGAAGACGCGTGTACCGGATATGTCGGCCTACCGCAAACTGTTAGGGGAAACCCTGCTGCGTCTGCCGGGCGTAAACGACACCCGCACATATGTGGTGATGGAAGAAGTTAAACAGAGCAATCGTCTGGTAATTAAGACGCGCTAA
- a CDS encoding MFS transporter: MSTYTRPVLLLLCGLMLLTLAIATLNTLVPLWLAHENLPTWQVGMVGSSYFTGNLLGTLLTGRLIRRLGFNRSYYIASLIFAAGCVGLGLMVGFWSWMIWRFIAGVGCAMIWVVVESALMCSGTSRNRGRLLAAYMMVYYVGTVLGQVIVSKLPTDLMSVLPLMTGLVLAAILPLLFTRIVNQQSEEQAATSVWPMLRLRQARLGVNGCIISGIILGSLYGLMPLYLSHQGISDSGIGFWMALMVSSGIIGQWPVGRLADRFGRLLVLRVQVFVVIIGCMGMLSNAAMAPALFVLGTAGFTLYPVAMAWACEKVEHHQLVAMNQALLLSYTIGSLLGPTLTAMLMQSYSDSLLFIMIAGVSFIYLVMLMRKAGHHPTPVAHA; this comes from the coding sequence ATGTCCACCTATACCCGGCCGGTGCTGTTATTGCTCTGCGGCCTGATGCTGTTGACGCTGGCGATCGCGACGCTGAATACGCTCGTGCCGCTCTGGCTTGCCCACGAAAACTTACCCACCTGGCAGGTCGGTATGGTGGGTTCGTCTTATTTTACCGGTAATTTACTCGGCACTTTATTGACCGGGCGTCTTATCCGCCGCCTGGGTTTTAACCGCAGCTATTACATTGCCTCGCTGATTTTCGCTGCTGGCTGCGTTGGGCTGGGGCTGATGGTGGGCTTCTGGAGCTGGATGATTTGGCGTTTCATTGCCGGTGTGGGCTGCGCAATGATTTGGGTGGTGGTGGAAAGCGCATTAATGTGCAGTGGCACCTCCCGTAACCGTGGCCGCCTGCTGGCAGCTTACATGATGGTTTATTATGTAGGCACCGTGCTGGGTCAGGTGATTGTCAGCAAATTGCCGACGGATCTGATGAGCGTACTGCCTTTGATGACAGGGCTGGTGCTGGCGGCGATCCTGCCGCTGCTGTTTACCCGTATTGTTAATCAACAGAGCGAGGAGCAAGCCGCGACTTCAGTATGGCCGATGTTGCGCCTTCGCCAGGCGCGCCTGGGGGTAAATGGTTGCATTATCTCCGGGATTATTCTCGGCTCGTTGTATGGTCTGATGCCGCTCTATCTTTCACATCAGGGGATCAGTGATTCCGGCATCGGTTTCTGGATGGCGCTCATGGTGAGCTCAGGCATTATCGGACAGTGGCCCGTTGGCCGTCTGGCCGATCGTTTTGGCCGGTTGCTTGTACTGCGTGTGCAGGTCTTTGTTGTGATCATCGGCTGTATGGGAATGCTGAGTAATGCGGCGATGGCGCCGGCGCTGTTTGTGTTGGGAACGGCTGGTTTTACTCTTTACCCGGTGGCAATGGCGTGGGCGTGTGAGAAAGTGGAACACCATCAGTTGGTAGCCATGAATCAGGCTCTGCTGTTGAGCTACACCATTGGCAGCCTTCTGGGCCCGACGCTGACGGCGATGCTGATGCAAAGCTATTCAGACAGTCTGTTGTTTATCATGATTGCGGGCGTATCGTTTATCTATCTGGTGATGCTGATGCGTAAAGCAGGGCACCATCCTACTCCGGTTGCGCACGCCTGA
- the lolA gene encoding outer membrane lipoprotein chaperone LolA, with amino-acid sequence MKKIAVAYALMGSLLASNVWADASSDLKSRLDKVSSFHASFTQKVTDGSGAAVQEGQGDLWVKRPNLFNWHMTQPDESVLVSDGKTLWFYNPFVEQATATWLKDATGNTPFMLIARNQASDWQQYNIEQKGDDFVLTPKGNNGNLKQFTINVGRDGTIHQFSAIEQDDQRSSYQLKSQQNGAVDPAKFTFTPPQGVTVDDQRK; translated from the coding sequence ATGAAAAAAATCGCCGTGGCGTATGCGTTAATGGGCAGTTTGCTGGCCAGCAACGTATGGGCGGATGCTTCCAGCGACCTGAAAAGCCGTCTCGATAAAGTCAGCAGTTTCCATGCCAGTTTCACTCAAAAAGTGACGGATGGCAGCGGAGCTGCGGTACAGGAAGGTCAAGGGGATTTGTGGGTTAAGCGTCCGAATCTGTTCAACTGGCATATGACTCAGCCGGACGAAAGCGTGCTGGTTTCTGACGGGAAAACCCTGTGGTTCTACAACCCGTTTGTTGAACAGGCTACTGCGACCTGGCTGAAAGATGCCACCGGCAATACACCGTTTATGCTGATTGCCCGTAATCAGGCCAGTGACTGGCAGCAGTACAATATAGAGCAAAAGGGCGATGACTTTGTTCTGACCCCGAAAGGTAACAACGGTAATCTGAAGCAATTCACTATCAATGTTGGTCGCGATGGCACCATTCATCAGTTCAGTGCAATTGAACAGGACGATCAGCGCAGTAGCTATCAACTGAAATCACAGCAAAATGGCGCGGTCGATCCCGCTAAATTCACCTTTACCCCGCCGCAGGGCGTAACGGTTGACGATCAGCGTAAGTAA
- the rarA gene encoding replication-associated recombination protein RarA, protein MSNMSLDFSDNAFQPLAARMRPENLAQYIGQQHLLAAGKPLPRAIEAGHLHSMILWGPPGTGKTTLAEVIARYANADVERISAVTSGVKEIREAIERARQNRNAGRRTILFVDEVHRFNKSQQDAFLPHIEDGTITFIGATTENPSFELNSALLSRARVYLLKSLTTEDIEQVLTQAMEDKARGYGGQDIVLPDETRRAIAELVGGDARRALNTLEMMADMAELDDAGKRVLKPTLLTEIAGERSARFDNKGDRFYDLISALHKSVRGSAPDAALYWYARIITAGGDPLYVARRCLAIASEDVGNADPRAMQVAISAWDCFTRVGPAEGERAIAQAIVYLACAPKSNAVYTAFKAALADARDRPDFDVPVHLRNAPTKLMKEMGYGQEYRYAHDEPNAYAAGEEYFPQELAQTRYYHPTNRGLEGKIGEKLAWLAEQDHKSPIKRYR, encoded by the coding sequence ATGAGCAATATGTCGCTCGATTTCTCCGACAATGCGTTTCAACCTCTGGCCGCCCGTATGCGGCCAGAAAATTTAGCGCAGTACATAGGTCAGCAGCACCTTCTGGCGGCGGGCAAACCTTTGCCGCGCGCCATTGAGGCAGGGCATCTGCACTCGATGATCCTCTGGGGACCGCCGGGTACGGGGAAAACGACGCTGGCGGAAGTGATTGCCCGTTATGCGAACGCGGATGTTGAGCGCATTTCTGCGGTGACGTCTGGCGTGAAAGAGATCCGTGAAGCCATCGAGCGCGCGCGGCAGAATCGCAATGCCGGGCGGCGTACCATTCTGTTTGTTGACGAAGTCCACCGTTTTAATAAAAGCCAGCAGGACGCATTTTTACCGCATATTGAAGACGGCACTATCACTTTTATCGGCGCAACAACCGAAAACCCCTCTTTTGAACTCAACTCAGCGTTGCTCTCTCGCGCGCGTGTTTATCTGTTGAAGTCTCTCACGACGGAAGATATTGAGCAGGTTTTGACGCAGGCGATGGAAGATAAAGCCCGTGGTTATGGCGGACAGGATATCGTTCTGCCGGATGAAACCCGACGGGCGATTGCTGAACTTGTTGGCGGCGATGCTCGACGGGCGCTTAACACGCTGGAAATGATGGCCGACATGGCAGAGCTGGATGATGCCGGCAAACGCGTATTGAAACCGACCTTGTTGACCGAGATTGCTGGCGAACGCAGCGCGCGCTTTGATAACAAAGGCGACCGTTTTTACGATTTAATTTCCGCATTGCATAAATCGGTACGCGGCAGTGCGCCGGATGCGGCACTTTACTGGTATGCGCGCATTATCACTGCCGGAGGCGATCCGTTGTACGTGGCGCGTCGCTGTCTGGCGATTGCTTCGGAAGATGTCGGCAATGCCGATCCGCGCGCCATGCAGGTGGCCATTTCCGCCTGGGATTGTTTTACACGCGTTGGCCCGGCGGAGGGGGAGCGTGCAATCGCACAGGCAATTGTCTACCTGGCCTGCGCGCCGAAGAGTAACGCGGTGTATACGGCGTTTAAAGCGGCACTTGCAGACGCACGCGATCGTCCGGATTTCGATGTGCCTGTGCACCTGCGTAATGCACCAACAAAATTGATGAAAGAGATGGGGTACGGCCAGGAGTATCGTTATGCGCACGACGAACCCAATGCCTACGCGGCTGGCGAGGAGTATTTTCCGCAGGAATTAGCACAAACGCGCTATTATCACCCCACCAACAGAGGTCTTGAGGGCAAGATTGGCGAAAAGCTCGCCTGGCTAGCCGAACAGGATCATAAAAGCCCTATAAAACGCTATCGCTAG
- the serS gene encoding serine--tRNA ligase, with amino-acid sequence MLDPNLLRTEPDAVAEKLARRGFKLDVDKLRALEERRKVLQVNTENLQAERNSRSKSIGQAKARGEDIEPLRLEVNKLGEELDAAKAELETLLAEIREIALTIPNLPDDCVPTGRDENDNVEISRWGTPRQFDFEIRDHVTLGEMHSGLDFAAAVKLTGSRFVVMKGQIARMHRALAQFMLDLHTEQHGYAENYVPYLVNHDTLYGTGQLPKFAGDLFHTRPLEEESDSSNYALIPTAEVPLTNLVRDEIIDEDDLPIKMTAHTPCFRSEAGSYGRDTRGLIRMHQFDKVEMVQIVRPEESMDALEEMTGHAEKVLQLLGLPYRKILLCTGDMGFGACKTYDLEVWVPAQNTYREISSCSNVWDFQARRMQARCRSKSDKKTRLVHTLNGSGLAVGRTLVAVLENYQQADGRIEVPEVLRPYMNGLEFIG; translated from the coding sequence ATGCTCGATCCCAATCTGCTGCGTACCGAGCCAGACGCAGTCGCTGAAAAACTGGCACGCCGGGGCTTTAAGCTGGATGTAGATAAATTACGCGCGCTCGAAGAGCGTCGTAAAGTTTTGCAGGTTAATACTGAGAACCTGCAAGCAGAGCGTAACTCACGATCGAAATCCATTGGCCAGGCGAAAGCACGCGGGGAAGACATCGAGCCATTACGCCTGGAAGTGAACAAGCTGGGTGAAGAACTTGACGCAGCGAAAGCCGAGCTGGAAACCCTGCTGGCTGAGATCCGCGAAATTGCGCTGACCATCCCGAACCTGCCTGACGATTGTGTCCCGACAGGGCGCGATGAGAACGATAACGTCGAAATCAGCCGCTGGGGTACACCGCGTCAATTTGATTTTGAAATCCGCGATCATGTTACGTTGGGTGAAATGCACAGCGGGCTGGATTTTGCGGCTGCTGTAAAACTGACCGGCTCCCGTTTCGTGGTGATGAAAGGGCAAATCGCCCGTATGCATCGCGCGCTGGCGCAGTTCATGCTGGATCTGCACACCGAGCAGCATGGCTACGCGGAAAACTACGTACCGTATCTGGTCAACCACGACACACTGTATGGTACCGGCCAGTTGCCGAAATTTGCTGGCGACCTGTTCCACACGCGTCCGCTGGAAGAAGAATCTGATAGCAGCAACTATGCGTTGATTCCGACGGCTGAAGTGCCGCTGACCAACCTGGTACGTGATGAGATCATCGACGAAGATGATCTGCCGATCAAAATGACCGCTCACACACCGTGCTTCCGTTCCGAAGCGGGGTCTTACGGTCGTGATACCCGTGGTTTGATTCGTATGCACCAGTTCGACAAAGTTGAAATGGTGCAGATTGTTCGTCCGGAAGAGTCAATGGACGCGCTGGAAGAGATGACTGGTCATGCTGAGAAAGTGTTGCAACTGCTCGGTCTGCCGTACCGCAAAATTCTGCTCTGTACTGGTGATATGGGTTTTGGCGCATGCAAAACCTATGATCTGGAAGTATGGGTTCCGGCGCAGAATACTTACCGTGAAATCTCTTCCTGCTCTAACGTATGGGATTTCCAGGCGCGTCGCATGCAGGCACGCTGCCGCAGCAAGTCCGATAAGAAAACCCGTCTGGTGCATACGCTGAACGGTTCTGGTCTGGCTGTTGGCCGTACGCTGGTTGCCGTGCTGGAAAACTACCAGCAAGCCGATGGTCGTATCGAAGTTCCTGAGGTACTGCGTCCGTATATGAACGGTCTTGAGTTCATCGGTTAA
- the pflA gene encoding pyruvate formate lyase 1-activating protein, whose translation MSVIGRIHSFESCGTVDGPGIRFITFFQGCLMRCLYCHNRDTWDTHGGKEITVEDLMSDVVTYRHFMNASGGGVTASGGEAILQAEFVRDWFRACKKEGIHTCLDTNGFVRRYDPVIDELLEVTDLVMLDLKQMNDEIHQNLVGVSNHRTLEFAQYLAKKNIKVWIRYVVVPGWSDDDDSAHRLGEFTRDMGNVEKIELLPYHELGKHKWVAMGEEYKLDGVHPPKKETMERVKGILEQYGHKVMY comes from the coding sequence ATGTCAGTTATTGGTCGCATCCACTCTTTCGAATCCTGTGGCACGGTCGACGGCCCGGGCATCCGCTTCATTACTTTCTTCCAGGGCTGCCTGATGCGCTGCCTCTATTGTCATAACCGCGATACCTGGGATACACACGGTGGTAAAGAGATCACGGTTGAAGATCTGATGAGCGACGTGGTGACTTATCGTCACTTTATGAACGCATCCGGCGGTGGCGTAACCGCGTCCGGCGGTGAGGCTATCCTGCAAGCGGAGTTTGTCCGCGACTGGTTCCGCGCTTGTAAAAAAGAAGGGATTCATACCTGCCTCGATACCAACGGCTTTGTGCGCCGCTACGATCCGGTGATTGATGAACTTCTGGAAGTTACCGACCTGGTCATGCTCGATTTGAAACAGATGAACGATGAGATTCACCAGAATCTGGTCGGCGTTTCTAACCACCGTACGCTGGAGTTTGCCCAGTACCTTGCGAAGAAAAATATTAAGGTCTGGATCCGCTACGTGGTCGTTCCGGGCTGGTCAGACGATGACGACTCCGCGCACCGCCTCGGTGAATTTACCCGTGATATGGGCAACGTCGAGAAAATAGAACTGTTGCCTTACCATGAGCTGGGTAAACACAAATGGGTCGCCATGGGCGAAGAGTACAAGCTTGATGGCGTCCATCCACCGAAAAAAGAGACCATGGAACGTGTCAAAGGCATTCTGGAGCAGTACGGCCATAAAGTGATGTACTGA
- a CDS encoding DNA translocase FtsK 4TM domain-containing protein → MSQEYTEDKEVTLTKLSSGRRLLEALLILVSLSAVWLMAALLSFNPSDPSWSQTAWHEPIHNLGGVPGAWLADTLFFIFGVMAYTIPVIIIGGCWFAYRHRASEDYIDYFAVSLRMIGALALILTSCGLAAINADDIWYFASGGVIGSLLSTTLQPLLRSSGGTLALLCIWAAGLTLFTGWSWVTIAEKIGSVILNILTFASNRTRRDDTWVDDDEYEDDEEYEEEKPRESRRARILRGALARRKRVAEKFVNPMGRKTDEALFSGKRMDDEEDEIAYSARGMPADADDVLFSGHRATEAEQEYDPLLNGHSVTEPVVAAAAATTATVQAYAAPAEPYVPAMQQDVEWPYAQAPATQVPPQAPYQPEQYVEAAQEVPYHSPQHALPEWQQPAAEAVWMPDAPVAPLPPEEEVYAQQLQEPLPWQSEPQIAPAPEPIITPEPAPVVEEVKQTRPPLYYFEEVEEKRAREREQLAAWYQPIPEPVVDEPAAKPAVFSAPSVAAVDPSVAPVAAGVQQATGHVSPAAAGAAPVFSLAAGGAPRPQVKEGIGPQLPRPNRVRVPTRRELASYGIKLPSQRMAEERAREEEVRQHDDDEADMLQQNELARQFAATQQDRYGNQFQHDAPQFHPQHPVMSEEEAEEAELARQFAASQQQRYSGEQSAGAPAFMPEDFAFSPMKTLVDDRPHEPLFTPGVMPEPEPPVQQPQHYQQPTSPHQQPAQPHYQPQVQQTVQQPTMPPQHQAAPQQQESLIHPLLMRNGDSRPVQKPTTPLPSLDLLTQPPAEVEPVDTFALEQMARLVEARLADFRIKADVVNYSPGPVITRFELNLAPGVKAARISNLSRDLARSLSTVAVRVVEVIPGKPYVGLELPNKKRQTVYLREVLDCVKFRESPSPLTVVLGKDIAGDPVIADLAKMPHLLVAGTTGSGKSVGVNAMILSMLYKATPEEVRFIMIDPKMLELSVYEGIPHLLTEVVTDMKDAANALRWSVNEMERRYKLMSALGVRNLAGYNEKIAEAARMGRPIPDPYWKPGDSMDAQHPVLEKLPYIVVMVDEFADLMMTVGKKVEELIARLAQKARAAGIHLVLATQRPSVDVITGLIKANIPTRIAFTVSSKIDSRTILDQGGAESLLGMGDMLYSGPNSTSAPVRVHGAFVRDQEVHAVVQDWKARGRPQYVDGITSDSESEGGAGGGFDGAEELDPLFDQAVNFVTEKRKASISGVQRQFRIGYNRAARIIEQMEAQGIVSEQGHNGNREVLAPPPFE, encoded by the coding sequence TTGAGCCAGGAATACACCGAAGACAAAGAAGTCACACTGACCAAGCTTAGCAGCGGGCGCCGACTCTTGGAGGCGTTGCTGATCCTCGTTTCACTTTCTGCCGTCTGGTTGATGGCAGCGCTCTTAAGTTTTAACCCGTCTGATCCTAGCTGGTCGCAAACGGCCTGGCATGAACCTATCCATAATCTGGGTGGTGTGCCCGGCGCATGGCTTGCCGATACGCTGTTTTTTATTTTTGGCGTTATGGCCTACACCATTCCGGTGATCATCATTGGCGGCTGCTGGTTTGCTTATCGTCACCGCGCCAGTGAAGATTACATCGATTACTTTGCCGTATCGCTGCGCATGATTGGTGCGCTGGCATTGATCCTGACCTCCTGCGGTCTGGCCGCGATTAATGCCGATGATATCTGGTATTTCGCCTCCGGCGGGGTGATTGGCAGTCTGCTAAGTACTACGCTGCAACCTCTGTTGCGCAGCAGCGGTGGTACGCTTGCGCTGCTCTGCATTTGGGCCGCCGGGTTGACCCTATTTACCGGCTGGTCGTGGGTCACCATCGCCGAGAAAATCGGCAGTGTCATCCTTAATATTCTGACCTTCGCCAGTAATCGTACCCGCCGCGATGACACCTGGGTTGATGATGACGAGTACGAAGACGATGAAGAGTACGAAGAGGAAAAACCGCGAGAGTCGCGCCGTGCTCGTATTCTTCGTGGCGCGCTGGCACGCCGTAAGCGCGTGGCTGAAAAATTTGTCAACCCGATGGGGCGTAAAACCGACGAAGCGCTGTTCTCCGGTAAGCGGATGGACGATGAAGAAGATGAGATCGCATACAGCGCTCGCGGTATGCCGGCGGATGCTGATGACGTCCTGTTCTCCGGGCATCGCGCTACGGAAGCTGAGCAGGAGTACGATCCACTGCTGAACGGACACAGCGTCACTGAACCGGTAGTGGCAGCCGCAGCAGCGACAACCGCCACTGTGCAGGCCTATGCGGCACCTGCTGAACCTTACGTCCCCGCAATGCAGCAAGATGTTGAATGGCCGTATGCGCAGGCACCAGCAACTCAGGTACCACCGCAAGCGCCTTATCAGCCAGAGCAGTATGTCGAAGCTGCTCAGGAGGTCCCGTATCATTCCCCTCAGCATGCACTCCCCGAGTGGCAGCAACCTGCCGCAGAAGCTGTATGGATGCCGGATGCACCGGTAGCGCCACTGCCGCCGGAAGAAGAGGTTTATGCTCAGCAACTGCAGGAACCGTTGCCATGGCAAAGCGAACCGCAAATCGCACCGGCTCCGGAACCGATAATCACGCCTGAACCTGCACCGGTCGTTGAAGAAGTAAAACAGACTCGTCCGCCGCTTTACTACTTTGAAGAAGTGGAAGAGAAGCGTGCGCGTGAGCGTGAACAACTTGCCGCCTGGTATCAGCCAATTCCGGAGCCTGTTGTTGATGAACCCGCAGCAAAACCTGCTGTTTTCTCTGCGCCATCGGTTGCCGCGGTTGATCCATCTGTTGCTCCTGTCGCGGCTGGTGTACAACAAGCTACGGGCCATGTCAGCCCCGCAGCGGCAGGCGCAGCGCCTGTCTTTAGCCTGGCTGCTGGTGGCGCGCCGCGTCCGCAGGTTAAAGAGGGGATTGGTCCGCAGTTGCCCCGCCCGAACCGTGTTCGTGTTCCGACGCGCCGCGAGCTGGCGTCTTACGGTATCAAATTGCCTTCCCAGCGCATGGCCGAAGAGCGCGCCCGCGAGGAAGAAGTGCGTCAGCATGATGACGATGAAGCCGATATGCTGCAGCAGAACGAACTGGCACGCCAGTTTGCCGCAACACAGCAAGATCGCTATGGAAATCAATTCCAGCACGATGCGCCACAGTTTCATCCGCAGCATCCGGTAATGAGCGAGGAAGAAGCGGAAGAAGCTGAGCTGGCCCGCCAGTTCGCAGCCTCTCAGCAACAGCGTTATTCGGGAGAGCAGTCAGCAGGCGCTCCGGCCTTTATGCCTGAGGATTTTGCGTTTTCACCAATGAAAACGCTGGTTGATGATCGTCCGCACGAACCGCTGTTTACGCCAGGCGTGATGCCAGAGCCGGAGCCGCCAGTACAGCAGCCGCAGCATTATCAACAACCGACGTCGCCGCACCAGCAGCCAGCACAGCCGCACTATCAGCCGCAGGTTCAACAGACGGTTCAGCAGCCCACTATGCCGCCACAGCATCAGGCTGCGCCACAGCAGCAAGAGAGCCTGATCCATCCTCTGCTGATGCGTAATGGCGACAGCCGACCGGTGCAGAAACCGACGACGCCGTTACCGTCACTGGATCTGCTGACGCAGCCGCCAGCGGAAGTCGAACCGGTTGATACCTTTGCGCTTGAGCAAATGGCGCGACTGGTCGAAGCGCGTCTGGCCGATTTCCGCATCAAAGCCGATGTGGTGAATTATTCGCCGGGGCCGGTAATTACCCGCTTTGAGCTGAATCTGGCACCGGGGGTGAAAGCCGCACGTATTTCCAACCTGTCCCGCGATCTGGCGCGTTCGCTTTCCACCGTTGCCGTGCGCGTGGTGGAAGTGATTCCCGGTAAGCCTTATGTTGGCCTGGAATTACCGAACAAGAAACGTCAGACCGTCTATCTGCGTGAAGTGCTGGACTGCGTGAAATTCAGGGAAAGCCCGTCGCCGCTGACCGTAGTGCTGGGTAAAGATATCGCTGGCGATCCGGTGATTGCCGATCTGGCGAAAATGCCGCACCTGCTGGTTGCCGGTACAACTGGCTCTGGTAAGTCGGTGGGCGTGAACGCCATGATCCTCAGCATGTTGTATAAAGCGACGCCGGAAGAGGTGCGCTTTATTATGATCGACCCGAAAATGCTCGAACTTTCGGTGTATGAAGGTATTCCGCATCTGCTGACCGAAGTGGTTACCGATATGAAAGACGCTGCCAATGCGTTGCGCTGGAGCGTCAACGAGATGGAGCGTCGCTATAAGTTAATGTCGGCGCTCGGCGTACGTAATCTGGCAGGCTACAACGAGAAAATTGCTGAAGCTGCCCGTATGGGGCGTCCGATCCCGGATCCGTACTGGAAACCGGGCGACAGTATGGATGCTCAGCATCCGGTGCTGGAAAAACTGCCGTATATCGTGGTGATGGTGGACGAATTTGCTGACCTGATGATGACCGTCGGCAAGAAAGTGGAAGAGCTGATTGCGCGCCTGGCGCAGAAAGCGCGTGCCGCAGGTATTCACCTGGTCCTGGCGACCCAGCGTCCGTCGGTTGACGTTATCACCGGTCTGATTAAAGCGAACATCCCGACGCGTATCGCCTTTACCGTATCGAGTAAGATTGATTCGCGTACCATCCTCGATCAGGGCGGTGCGGAATCTCTGCTTGGGATGGGCGATATGCTTTACTCCGGTCCAAACTCTACCTCCGCGCCGGTGCGTGTCCACGGGGCGTTCGTCCGTGACCAGGAAGTGCATGCTGTGGTGCAGGACTGGAAAGCGCGTGGTCGCCCGCAATATGTCGATGGCATTACGTCTGACAGCGAAAGTGAAGGTGGTGCAGGCGGAGGTTTTGACGGTGCGGAAGAGCTGGATCCGTTATTTGATCAGGCCGTTAACTTCGTGACCGAAAAACGCAAGGCATCTATTTCCGGCGTTCAGCGCCAGTTCCGCATTGGCTATAACCGTGCGGCGCGTATTATCGAGCAGATGGAAGCTCAGGGAATTGTCAGCGAACAGGGGCACAATGGTAACCGTGAGGTACTGGCGCCGCCGCCATTCGAGTGA